A single region of the Neodiprion pinetum isolate iyNeoPine1 chromosome 5, iyNeoPine1.2, whole genome shotgun sequence genome encodes:
- the LOC124219096 gene encoding superoxide dismutase [Cu-Zn]-like isoform X2 has translation MSVKGMLTLLVFGAVAVAAEHVAVVRLTPNNVEKPNVTGNLELRQDSSVSPVKITGTIFGLRDGLHGFHVHEAGDLSNGCVSALGHFNPDKHDHGAPGDTVRHVGDLGNIESTNGVATVEILDNVISLSGRNSIVGRSIVVHEGEDDLGKGNHSLSLKTGNAGDRAACGVIGVL, from the exons ATGTCGGTCAAAGGTATGCTGACGCTTCTGGTTTTCGGCGCAGTCGCCGTCGCGGCT GAACACGTCGCAGTCGTCCGTTTAACACCCAATAACGTGGAGAAACCCAACGTCACCGGGAACCTGGAATTAAGACAAGACTCGAGCGTCTCGCCTGTCAAGATAACTGGAACGATATTCGGCCTGCGCGATGGTCTCCACGGTTTCCACGTTCACGAGGCCGGTGACCTCAGCAACGGATGCGTTTCCGCTCTGGGTCATTTCAACCCGGACAAG CACGATCACGGCGCTCCTGGTGACACCGTGAGGCACGTCGGCGACCTGGGAAACATCGAATCGACGAACGGAGTTGCCACGGTCGAAATATTGGACAACGTGATATCACTGAGCGGCAGAAACAGCATCGTTGGACGCAGTATCGTCGTTCACGAGGGTGAAGACGACCTGGGGAAAGGAAACCACTCTCTGTCCTTGAAAACCGGAAACGCCGGAGACCGTGCAGCCTGCGGCGTCATCGGCGTCCTGTAG